In one Molothrus aeneus isolate 106 chromosome 8, BPBGC_Maene_1.0, whole genome shotgun sequence genomic region, the following are encoded:
- the GSTO1 gene encoding glutathione S-transferase omega-1, with product MSGDHSRSLGKGSAAPGPVPAGLIRLYSMRFCPYAQRTRLVLRAKGISHEVININLKNKPEWYFEKNPSGLVPVLETSKGQLIWESPITCEYLDEAFPGKKLMPSDPYERACQKMLLEDFSKITSLLFKHVLAVKDGQDTTALKAEIAEKFGKLEEVLSKRNTVFYGGDSVSMVDYMIWPWFERLEPFQLKDSLNHTPKLQRWMEAMKEDPAIKATITDPQIYKNYLQLYLKNSPEACDYGL from the exons ATGTCGGGCGATCACTCCCGCAGCCTGGGCAAGG GCAGCGCGGCGCCGGGCCCGGTGCCCGCGGGGCTGATCCGGCTCTACAGCATGCGCTTCTGCCCCTACGCGCAGCGGACTCGCCTGGTTCTCCGCGCCAAGGGCATCAG CCATGAAGTAATCAACATCAATCTGAAAAACAAACCTGAGTGGTACTTTGAGAAGAACCCCTCTGGGCTGGTTCCTGTTCTGGAGACCAGCAAGGGCCAGCTGATCTGGGAGTCCCCAATCACCTGTGAGTACTTGGATGAAGCATTTCCAGGGAAGAAGCTGATGCCTTCAGACCCCTATGAGCGAGCTTGTCAAAAGATGCTCTTGGAAGACTTCTCAAAG ATAACATCCTTGCTTTTCAAGCATGTTTTGGCAGTCAAAGATGGACAGGACACCACTGCACTgaaagcagagattgctgaaAAGTTTGGCAAACTTGAAGAG GTTCTGTCCAAACGCAACACGGTGTTTTATGGTGGGGACTCGGTCTCAATGGTTGACTACATGATCTGGCCATGGTTTGAACGTCTGGAACCATTCCAGCTGAAGGA CTCTTTGAATCACACCCCAAAGCTCCAACGCTGGATGGAGGCCATGAAGGAGGACCCTGCTATCAAGGCTACAATAACTGACCCACAGATATACAAAAATTACCTCCAGCTGTATCTGAAGAACAGCCCTGAGGCATGTGATTATGGGCTCTGA